From the genome of Papaver somniferum cultivar HN1 chromosome 2, ASM357369v1, whole genome shotgun sequence, one region includes:
- the LOC113352103 gene encoding troponin T, cardiac muscle-like, producing MEEADKMTIFNERDREKTPEKEIQVEIKQSGKTKKGKIDEGSEVVRSDKETPVAKEKRTPQSGAKENNSKRKKVSIQEDEKCVEFPGHFDKENEACDEDKEMEQLKKELYEERKRKEDLARERIRQERQNEKILIKNNHLKRKQTEHNTQKGENTSGKKFATEGRHEY from the coding sequence ATGGAAGAGGCAGATAAGATGACGATTTTCAATGAGAGGGATCGCGAGAAAACTCCGGAGAAGGAAATCCAAGTTGAGATAAAGCAAAGTGGTAAAACGAAGAAGGGAAAAATAGATGAAGGAAGCGAAGTAGTGAGAAGCGATAAAGAAACCCCCGTCGCCAAGGAAAAACGAACCCCGCAAAGCGGAGCAAAGGAAAACAACTCCAAGCGTAAGAAGGTATCAATACAAGAGGATGAGAAATGTGTTGAATTTCCCGGTCATTTCGATAAGGAAAATGAGGCATGCGACGAAGACAAGGAGATGGAGCAATTAAAGAAGGAACTCTACGAAGAAAGAAAAAGGAAGGAAGATTTGGCAAGAGAACGAATAAGGCAAGAAAGGCAAAACGAAAAAATCTTGATTAAGAACAATcacctaaaaagaaaacaaacagaaCATAACACCCAAAAAGGAGAAAATACTTCGGGAAAGAAATTCGCAACTGAAGGACGTCATGAGTACTGA